DNA sequence from the Cohnella herbarum genome:
CAAGCGCTAAATGCCTTCTCGGCAGACGGCGTACAATACGGCATGCCGGGAAGTTTCTCCAACGTCTTGCTGTTCTACAACAAAGAGCTGTTCGAGAAAGCGAAAGTCGATTTGCCGACGAAAGATTGGACTTGGAAAGAATTCGACGAGGCGGGCGCTAAGATCCGCGCGTTGGACAAAAACACGTACGGCGTGTTCCAACCGATTCAGTTCCATGAATTCTATAAGCTCGTTCAGCAGAATGGCGGTAGCTTGCTGAATGCGGACAAAACGGCGTTCACGGTCAATACTCCCGAGAACGTGGAGACGCTGCAAAGGATTGTCGACCGCGTGCTGAAGACGAACATTATGCCAACGCAAGCTCAGCTTAGCGGTGTAGGCGATTGGGATCTGTTCAAATCGGGTCGATTGGGCATGATCGTTACCGGCGTATGGGCATTCTCCGACTTTATGAAGAACGTGACGTTCGAATGGGATGTCGCCGTCGAGCCCGGCAATAAGAAGAAGGCGACTCATTTCTTCTCCAACGGTCTGGTCATCAACAAAGACAGCAAAGTGGCAGAGGCGGCATTCGAATGGATCAAATTCCTGTCCTCCAGCAAGGAAGCGGCCCAAATTCGCGTTGACGCGGGATGGGAGCTGCCGGCGGTCACTTATCCGGACGTATTGGAATCCTACCTGAAATTGACGCCTCCGTCTAACCGCCAAGCGGTGTTCGATTCATTGGAATATTTGGTTACTCCGCCCGTCATCGAGCAATTCGGGGAAATGGCGGACATTCTGGGCATTCACTTAACGGCGGCCTCCGAAGGGGCGAAAACCGCGCAACAAGCGTTGGATGACGCTCAGAAGGAATTGACGGATAAAATCAAGCTATAAATAAGTAAGACGTTCGCGATGGAACGGAATGATCATCTATAAACGGACGAAGCGGCTGTCGGTTTACGTTGAACGACAGACCGACAGCCGCTTGTTCCTGTTGCGAGGTGTAGGATGCAAAGCGAAAGAAACCGCAAGAAATGGCTGACGATAATCCTATTCTTGTTGCCCTCGACGATCGGGCTTCTCGTTTTTAGCGTAATCCCTATCGTCTACTCTCTCGTCATCAGCTTCACGGACTGGAACGGATTAAATCCTTGGAATCTCGCGGCTGGAACGCCGGATTTCATCGGGTTCGGCAATTTCAAGTCAATCCTCGAAGGGGAAGAATTCTGGCGGGTGCTTAAGAACACGATGTATTATATCGTTCTCTATATCCCGCTCATTCTGATCGCTTCGGTGTTGGCGGCCGTCCTTCTTAACAATACGTACAAGGCTATCGGATTGTATCGCGTCATCTTCTTCATTCCGGTTCTGACGTCTTGGGTAGCTGCGGCATTGATCTGGAAATGGCTTCTCAGCGATGAATACGGACCTATTAACGCGATCTTGTCTTTCGTCGGCATCGATGGGCCTGCTTGGCTCCAAGATCGGATTTGGGCAATGCCAGGTATCGTGTTCGCGAGTATTTGGAAGGACATGGGCTTCTTCGCGCTAATTATTCTTGGCGGCTTGCAGGCGATTAATCCGACTTATTACGAAGCCGCCCACATGGACGGAGCAAATTTCTGGAGCCGTTTTATCCGAATCACGCTGCCGCTCCTGTCTCCGATGCTGTTTTTCGTACTCATTATGTGCGTCATTAATTCGTTTCAGCTTTTCCCGCAAGTGATGATCATGACCCAAGATGCCGGGCCCTATGGTTCCACGCAGGTAATGGTCGAAAGAATCTATAAGTTCGCGTTCAAATATTACAAGATGGGATACGCTTCGTCGTTCTCCTGGATCTTGTTCGTCATTATATTCGTTTTCACCGCGGTACAGATGAAGCTGCAGAAAAAGTGGGTGCATTATGACTCGTAACCGGTTGGCCAAACCTCTGTTGTTTTATTCGTTCGCGTCGTTGCTCGCGGTGTTCGCGCTCATTCCTTTTTTCTGGATGGTCAGTACGTCGCTCAAGAGCAAGGGAGCTCTGATCAGCATACCGATCGAATGGATTCCGGAGAAAATATCGTTCGAGGGATACAACAAAATTTTTACGGTATTCCCGTTCGCGAAAGCGATCTTTAACAGCTTATTCGTCTCGATAGCAAGCACCTCGCTTGTCATCGCTTCGGCTCTAATGGCCGCTTACGTATTCGCCAAAATCGAGTTCAAAGGCCGGGAGGTCGTATTCGCTCTCTTCCTGGCCACGATGATGGTACCCGGACAAGTGACGATGATTCCCGTATTCCTCGTGCTTAAAGAATTTCAATTGTTGAATTCGTTCACGGGACTTCTTCTCCCTACCATCTTCAATCCGTTCGCTATTTTCATGCTTAGACAACACATCAAGACGATTCATAACGATTTCGTGGACGCGGCGTTCATCGACGGGGCTTCGCAAGCGAACATCTTTCTGCGAATCATCGTTCCGCTGTCGATGCCTATCGTCGCTACCCTTGGAATCGTAACGTTCATGGGGGCATGGAACGATTACTTCTGGCCGCTGATCGTATTGTCGGACAAGGAACTCATGACTTTGCCGCTCGCCCTTAATTCGCTTAACGGACAATACGCCAGCGAGTATAACACGTTAATGGCAGGCAGTCTTATCTCCATGCTTCCCATCATCCTTTTGTATATTTTCGCTCAGGGCTTTTTCAAAACCGGACTTCAGCTTGGAGGGATTAAGTAATGCAGGAAACATCGAAACCGCAAGAAATCAGAATTGGCATCATCGGACTTGGAGGCATGGCCGGAGAACATGTACGGCATTTATCTAAGCTGGAATCCGTCCGGATTACGGCCGTATGCGACACGAACGCCGACGCTGTAGAGAAATTCTCGAGCAAGATCGGCCTTGGGCAGGTACAAGGCTATACGGATTACGCCGGATTAATATCGGATCCCGAAGTAGATGCCGTGCTCTCCATTACACCGAACGACGTTCATTATCGGATATTGGAATGCTGCATGAAGCATCGCAAACCGTTCATGACCGAGAAGCCGTTCACGCGTACGTATGACGAAGCATTCGAACTGTATCGGCAATATCTTCCGAACCCTCTGCAAGGCATGGTCGGATTCTCATATCGCTACGTTCCTTCCTTCCGTTACGCCCGGGACTTGATCCGCGGGGGAGCGATCGGGACGGTTCGAAGCGTCTTCGTTCAGTATTTGCAGTCTTGGGGCATCCCGATGTTCGATACTCCGATGAACTGGCGGTATGAACGGGCGATCACCGGAACAGGAGCGCTTGGGGATTTAGGCTCCCATATGGTGGACGCCGCGCGATTCATGATCGGCGAGTTCAAGGAGGTTGCCGCGCATCTGAATACGTTTATATCCCGTCGTCCGGATCCGAAATCGGGCGGAGAAGGGACGGTAGACGTCGACGATTTCGCCGGTTTCGTGGCTTTGCTCGATGGAGGCGTATCGGGAGTTTTCCAAACTTCCCGCAACGCATACGGTTCCGGTAATCAACTAGAGTTAACGATTCACGGCGATCTGGGTACGATTAAGGTCAACTGCGAGAAACCCGAAGAGTTGGTATGGATTCGACCGCAAAGCGAATTGGACAATCCGGGCTCGAGCGTGACGGAAGCACGGCGAGTGCCCCCTAAATACGAGCTTGGCCAGATGCAGGATTTCATCGATATGGTGCGCGGACGAGTTCGCGATGAGCTTCCATCTTTGGTGGACGGCTATGAGAACCAGCGAGTGCTCGAAGCGATAGCTCGGGCTGCCGGAGAACGAAGAACGATTGCTTTATCCGAGATTCCTTCGCCGGAAGAAGCGTTGAAGGGGGCGAATTAAGGTGACCATTCGGGTTAGAGTTTGGAATGAATATCGGCATGAGAGGTCGAATCCGGCGGTAAAAGAAATTTATCCGGACGGCATCCATCAAACGATTGCTCGAGCGCTAAGGGAAGACGGGCATGACGCGGACACGGCGACTTTAGACGAACCGGAGCATGGGCTATCGGAAGAGGTACTTCGGCAAACGGATGTACTGATCTGGTGGGGCCATATGGCGCATGATGAAGTCGAGAATGCCGTCGTCGAGCGGGTATATGCCCGCGTGCTGGAGGGGATGGGGTTGATCGTGCTTCATTCCGGCCATTATTCGAAAATATTCCGCAAACTGATGGGCACGAGCGGCGGACTCAAGTGGCGGGAAGCGGACGAGAAGGAGCGGATTTGGGTCGTGAATCCGGCTCACCCGATCGCTGCCGGAATCGGCGAATATATCGAGCTGCCGCAGGAGGAAATGTACGGAGAGCATTTCGATATTCCCGCTCCGGACGATCTCGTGTTCGTGAGTTGGTTCGCCGGAGGAGAGATTTTCCGCAGCGGCTGCGCATACTATCGGGGACAAGGGAAAGTGTTTTATTTTCGTCCGGGGCATGAAACGTATCCGACATACCACAATCCCGAGATCCAACGCGTGATAGCTAATGCCGTAAGATGGAGCGCTTGGTCCGGAGGGGCGAAGCCGCAATACGGCCATGTGCCGGTGCCTCTGGAAAGCTTAAGTGGAGTAGAGAATTAGAGAATACCCCTGGGAGATGCTCGTTCGGAAAATTTATTTCCGGTCGGGCGTCTTTTTTTCTTATTCGTGGCAGCGTGCAGAGTTGAGTTGAATTGGGGTAAAATAAGGGGAAAGGGTCGGGAGAGAACGGAGGAAGCGAAGATGTCAGTCATTGGCTGGATGGTTAGCGGAGTAGGTGCGGTGACCGGAAGCGCGGCTGCGGCTTTGTACGGTATAACCGTGAAAGCGCAGAGGCCTCGCCTTGTGCCGAACGAGAAGGTGCCGTCGGTTCCGTACGAATCAACCGAATGGAAAAGCGGCGGCAAGACGGTCAAAGGTTGGTTCTTATCCCATGCGGATGCGGAATCCCCCGGACCGGGTCCGGTTATTATCGTCGCGCACGGCTGGGGCTCCAACCGATCAAGGGTATTGAGATACGCGCTTCCGCTCTATGATGAAGGCTATTCGATTCTGATGTACGATGCGCGAAGCCATGGGGAGAGCGAATTTTATAAGACGCCGACAGGTTTGCAGTTCCGAGACGATCTGCTTGCCGCCTTGAATTGGCTCGGTCAACGGACCGAGGTGGATCCAAGCCGAATCGGCGTTCTCGGGCACTCGTTAGGCGCGTTCGGTGCCGTGCTTGCCCTTGATGAAGGAGCTCCGATTGCCGCGCTCGTTACCGATTCGATGCCGGTCAAATTCGAGACGATGATCGGAGCGGAGTTGAAACGAAGGAAGTTGCCGCAATTTCCGCTCGCGCATTTGCTGCCCCGGATGATGGTGTGGCGCAGCGGAATATCCCGTTCCATGATGAAGCGGGCGAATCCCGCCAGAATACTCAGCGATAACGCACGGAATCGCATGACTCCCGTTCTGCTCGTTCATTCGCGCAAAGACGGATTCATCCCTTCATCCGAGCTCAACCTCGTGTTATCCCACGCGCCGGATTTGCCTCATCTGTTCGTGGATGCCGAAGGACACAGCGCCTCGGATCGCGATCCGGCTTTCTGGCCGGCGGTGACGACCTTCTTCCGAACGGCGTTACAAAAAAAGTAGGCTTACGGCGTCGAGCCGCAAGCCTCAAGATATATATTATTGAAAAGGGGGGTCATGTTTGTATTGTAACCCCCTTTCATGAAGAGAAGATGAAGACAAGATTACGGTTCCGTTACAAAAGTGAAAGCGGTCTCGTAATCGGGGACGAAGAAGGGCTGAGCGATTCAGTCCTTCTTTTTCGTTAACTGCATTTTATGCAAAGTATGCGCGGCTCCCCATTCATGCATGGCCATGAGAATAGGTTCTAAACTTTTGCCGTATTCGCTGATGGAATATTCGACTTTAGGCGGAACTTGAGGGTAGACTACGCGCACGATAATATCCTCGTCCTCCAATTCGCGCAGCTGCTTGGTCAGCATCCTCTGCGTAACGCCCGGAACGATTCGTTTAAGCTCATTGAATCTAGTCGTGCCTTTATTTAGTAAATGCAGTAAAATAATCGGTTTCCATTTCCCGACGAGAATCCCCAGCGCATCTTCTACTCGGCATAAGTCCGGTTCGATTTGCATTCCCCTTTGCTCCTTTACGGTATCTTTTTGTATACTATACCACATTGATGTGCGTACTATTAATATTCATCCTTATGGTACACAATAGCATTATGAAACAGCAAACAAAGTGTTGCCACTTAAATGAATAGGAGTGAGGATCGCAATGGAAAAATACCGTATCGACCCCAACAAAGGGCTGGAATTCGGCATATATACGCTAGGCGATCATCTTCCCGACCCGGGTACCGGGAATCGAATATCATCGCAGCAACGCATTCATGAGATTATTGAATTAGCCAAGTTAGCCGAGCAAGCGGGCGTCGATTTCTTCAGCGTAGGCGAGAGTCATCAAGAATACTTTACGACTCAGGCGCATTCGGTCGTTATAGCGGCAATTGCCCAGGCAACCGAAAAAATAAAAATCGGAAGCTCTTCGACCATTATCAGCACGTCCGATCCGGTTCGCGTCTACGAGGATTTCGCGACGATAGACCTGATTTCCAACGGACGCGCGGAGATAATCGCCGGTCGGGCTTCCCGGGTAGGGTTGTTCGAATTGTTAGGCTACAACGTCCGCGATTACGAGGAGCTGTTCGAAGAGAAGTTCGAACTGTTAGTGAAGCTTAACGAAGAAGAGGTCATCACTTGGAACGGACAGTTCCGGGCTCCCTTAAAGAATGCCAAGCTGTATCCCCGTCCTCTTAACGGCTCATTGCCGATATGGCGCGGAGTAGGCGGGCATCCGGCAAGCGCAATTAAAGCCGGTTATGCCGGAGTTCCGATGATGCTCGCTACATTAGGCGGTCCTGCTTCCAGCTTTAAGCGATCGATTGATGCCTATCGGGAAGCCGCGCAGCAGAGCGGTTTCGATCCCGCACAACTTCCGGTTGCGACCGCAGGTTTCTTCTATGTTGCCGATACTACTCAACAGGCGCTAAGCGAAGCTTATCCGCATGTTAACGTGGGTATGGAGTTGGTTAACGGGCGCGGGTATCCAAAACAGCATTTCGCCCAAGGCGGCGATGCCCGCGACGCCATGCTAATCGGGAGTCCCCAGCAGATCATTGAAAAAATACTGTACCAACACGAGCTGTTCGGCCATCAGCGTTACATCGCGCAAATGGATTTCGGCGGCGTACCCTTTGAGAAGCTATTGAATAATATCGAGCTGATCGCGACGAAAATTTTACCGGAGGTACGTAAGCATACCGCAAAATAATAGGGGGGGAATGAATGATGAAAATCGTGGGATTATCGGGCTCGAAGGTAGGATCGAAAACGCGCACGGCGATGGATTACGCCGTCAAATCGTTTGCCGATAAATATCCGGATGCGGAAATCACTCTCATAGACCTGGCGGATTACGACGTTCAATTCAGCGATGGGCGAAGTTACTTGGAGTATGAAGGAGATACGGGATTCGTTACAAGGAAGCTAATGGAAGCGGATGCCATTGTTATCGGAACGCCTATTTTCCAAGCATCCATTCCGGCAACGTTAAAAAACATCTTCGATTTGCTGCCGGTTAATGCCTTCCGCGACAAAATCGTAAGCATGCTCGTTACGGCCGGCACGCCGAAGCACTACCTTGTGGCGGAACAACAGCTCAAACCGATACTAGCTTACATGAAAGCGCAGATTGTCCAAACTTACGTATTTATCGAGGAGAAAGATTTTCATCGCAAAGAAATCGTAGACGATGACGTTCTCTTCCGGATCGATCGTTTAGTCGAGGATACGTACGTGTTGACCGAAACGTTTACTAAAATCCGGACGGAAAAAGAAGCTCAATATCATTTCTAAATCAAGCCGGTAAGGTCGCCTCGATACCCGAACAACCCGTCATTCGCGAGAGAATGACGGGTTGTTCGAATTCCAAGCAGGATTCGCCGTTACAGGTTACGCAACAATGCGGGAAGAACGATCGTATTGATCGTTTCGTGCAGCTCTTCCCGGGTACCTTTCCCTTGCTTAATGAAGTACATGCTGGCGCTTTCGATCATGCCTATCAGGCCTGCGGCAGCCAATTCGTAATGGAGCTTGTTCAGTTCGCCGTCTTCATGTCCTTGACGCAGAATGTCCGACAGAAAATCGATATATTTGTTCTTAAGTCCCATAATCCGCTCGAGAATTTCCGGTTCGATTCCGTTCGTAATTTCGTTGGCGATAATATGGACGAGCTCGCTGTACTGGAGGAACAGTTCAACATGTCGTTGGACGATGCTTCTGATTTGCTGCTCGGGAGGTTGATTTTCGCTTAGGACTTGCCCGATCTGGTCTTTCAGCATTTGAAAACCGTCCGTGACGATTGTCTCGAACAGTTCTCCTTTTCCCGAAAAATGATAGTAAAGCGTCCCTTTGGCTACATTGGCTTCCTTGGCGATGTCGTCCATGCTCGTTCTATGATAGCCAAGCTCGGAAAACAGTTTAACCGAGGCGTCGACGATTTTATTTCTGCTCACTGAAGTATCGGTCCCTTCTGGCGATTCGATCTTTGTCCCAGTATAACATATCCCCTCTGGAAATTAACCGACCGTTAGCGTTCTTCTGCCTCCTCCGGAAGGAAGAATAGAGAGAACGCCCGCCTTCGTATCCTTCAGACTCGACCATTCGTATCCGCTCGTCATCGGCGATAGTCGCAAGCCCGCGGATATGGCTGCTTGGATGTTTTGCAAAAACACTAGCGTCGGAGCCTTGGCATGGGCATCCTCTTCCCACTCCATATTGAACGCGTTACGGTCGCGATCGTACGAGTAACTAAGAAGGGTACCGGACGTCGCCATCGGATAGCTTCGGCACACCGCGTTAAACGAGGAGTATCGATCCATCTCGGGATAGAGGTAACACCAATACGCGTCGCTGCATAACAATCGTTCGAAGTTCCGTTGTACTTGAAGCGCCGCCTCTTCGGCCAATTCGGATTCCCCGTAAGCGCCCCACTCTCCGATCAACATCGGCATTTCGAGCCTGCTTCTCGTCCTCTCGTGGCTTTCGAAAATATAATCCACTCTGCCGCTATTGGCGGCATGAACGTATTCCGAATCGGTGACGAGATCGTAGCCGTGAGGAGCGAAGGCTTGTTGACCGTCGCGACGGTCCTGGACATCCGTTACCGGCAGGATCGAACTCGGCACACCCAGATTGGAAAAATAGTTCGTCTCTAGAAACAAGATGCCGTCAGGATCTTCTTCGCGAATGGCTTGCCCTACCTTCCGGAAAAACGGGGTAAGCACGCTCCGTTCGAAAACGACTTGCGCGGGAGCGGTAGCTTCCATGATTCTGCGATAGGCATCGGGAGAATCGAGCAAGCTCAGCGCCTGCAACTTTTGCTCGGGATGGGACCAAATTTCAAACAGTTGTTCCA
Encoded proteins:
- a CDS encoding winged helix-turn-helix transcriptional regulator; translation: MQIEPDLCRVEDALGILVGKWKPIILLHLLNKGTTRFNELKRIVPGVTQRMLTKQLRELEDEDIIVRVVYPQVPPKVEYSISEYGKSLEPILMAMHEWGAAHTLHKMQLTKKKD
- a CDS encoding ThuA domain-containing protein, yielding MRVRVWNEYRHERSNPAVKEIYPDGIHQTIARALREDGHDADTATLDEPEHGLSEEVLRQTDVLIWWGHMAHDEVENAVVERVYARVLEGMGLIVLHSGHYSKIFRKLMGTSGGLKWREADEKERIWVVNPAHPIAAGIGEYIELPQEEMYGEHFDIPAPDDLVFVSWFAGGEIFRSGCAYYRGQGKVFYFRPGHETYPTYHNPEIQRVIANAVRWSAWSGGAKPQYGHVPVPLESLSGVEN
- a CDS encoding Gfo/Idh/MocA family protein, whose protein sequence is MQETSKPQEIRIGIIGLGGMAGEHVRHLSKLESVRITAVCDTNADAVEKFSSKIGLGQVQGYTDYAGLISDPEVDAVLSITPNDVHYRILECCMKHRKPFMTEKPFTRTYDEAFELYRQYLPNPLQGMVGFSYRYVPSFRYARDLIRGGAIGTVRSVFVQYLQSWGIPMFDTPMNWRYERAITGTGALGDLGSHMVDAARFMIGEFKEVAAHLNTFISRRPDPKSGGEGTVDVDDFAGFVALLDGGVSGVFQTSRNAYGSGNQLELTIHGDLGTIKVNCEKPEELVWIRPQSELDNPGSSVTEARRVPPKYELGQMQDFIDMVRGRVRDELPSLVDGYENQRVLEAIARAAGERRTIALSEIPSPEEALKGAN
- a CDS encoding carbohydrate ABC transporter permease, with protein sequence MQSERNRKKWLTIILFLLPSTIGLLVFSVIPIVYSLVISFTDWNGLNPWNLAAGTPDFIGFGNFKSILEGEEFWRVLKNTMYYIVLYIPLILIASVLAAVLLNNTYKAIGLYRVIFFIPVLTSWVAAALIWKWLLSDEYGPINAILSFVGIDGPAWLQDRIWAMPGIVFASIWKDMGFFALIILGGLQAINPTYYEAAHMDGANFWSRFIRITLPLLSPMLFFVLIMCVINSFQLFPQVMIMTQDAGPYGSTQVMVERIYKFAFKYYKMGYASSFSWILFVIIFVFTAVQMKLQKKWVHYDS
- a CDS encoding alpha/beta hydrolase, whose protein sequence is MSVIGWMVSGVGAVTGSAAAALYGITVKAQRPRLVPNEKVPSVPYESTEWKSGGKTVKGWFLSHADAESPGPGPVIIVAHGWGSNRSRVLRYALPLYDEGYSILMYDARSHGESEFYKTPTGLQFRDDLLAALNWLGQRTEVDPSRIGVLGHSLGAFGAVLALDEGAPIAALVTDSMPVKFETMIGAELKRRKLPQFPLAHLLPRMMVWRSGISRSMMKRANPARILSDNARNRMTPVLLVHSRKDGFIPSSELNLVLSHAPDLPHLFVDAEGHSASDRDPAFWPAVTTFFRTALQKK
- a CDS encoding NADPH-dependent FMN reductase encodes the protein MKIVGLSGSKVGSKTRTAMDYAVKSFADKYPDAEITLIDLADYDVQFSDGRSYLEYEGDTGFVTRKLMEADAIVIGTPIFQASIPATLKNIFDLLPVNAFRDKIVSMLVTAGTPKHYLVAEQQLKPILAYMKAQIVQTYVFIEEKDFHRKEIVDDDVLFRIDRLVEDTYVLTETFTKIRTEKEAQYHF
- a CDS encoding ABC transporter substrate-binding protein; this translates as MVQFRFMKAFSLFLVLTMVVVLAACSGGNGNNSGSNASPSVKASDTPKESSQEPSEQASEEPAKEENVTVKFGNFSGSGDTAKYLTQMQEAFQKEHPNIKIDIETIAYGDYFTQMQTRVAAGQAPDAYELNYENFVSYAKKGVLLDINPFFDATQFDKSTLNAQALNAFSADGVQYGMPGSFSNVLLFYNKELFEKAKVDLPTKDWTWKEFDEAGAKIRALDKNTYGVFQPIQFHEFYKLVQQNGGSLLNADKTAFTVNTPENVETLQRIVDRVLKTNIMPTQAQLSGVGDWDLFKSGRLGMIVTGVWAFSDFMKNVTFEWDVAVEPGNKKKATHFFSNGLVINKDSKVAEAAFEWIKFLSSSKEAAQIRVDAGWELPAVTYPDVLESYLKLTPPSNRQAVFDSLEYLVTPPVIEQFGEMADILGIHLTAASEGAKTAQQALDDAQKELTDKIKL
- a CDS encoding cellulase family glycosylhydrolase, with translation MKPISVDGSRFVDAQGRHVILHGISMVCKDKSKGYIDDWSEEDFRKLRQWGFNVIRLGIIWDGVEPNPGEYDVRYIEKIREQIRLAYRFGIYVFLDMHQDLFSSRFSDGAPGWATLTDGHSYAPTALWSDAYLFDRAVQTAFDHFWANSPASDGVGLQDHYAAAWRFVAARLRDEPNLIGYDLMNEPFIGSKVEEMVGGMFTSYGELAAEYTGQPAPDVEQLFEIWSHPEQKLQALSLLDSPDAYRRIMEATAPAQVVFERSVLTPFFRKVGQAIREEDPDGILFLETNYFSNLGVPSSILPVTDVQDRRDGQQAFAPHGYDLVTDSEYVHAANSGRVDYIFESHERTRSRLEMPMLIGEWGAYGESELAEEAALQVQRNFERLLCSDAYWCYLYPEMDRYSSFNAVCRSYPMATSGTLLSYSYDRDRNAFNMEWEEDAHAKAPTLVFLQNIQAAISAGLRLSPMTSGYEWSSLKDTKAGVLSILPSGGGRRTLTVG
- a CDS encoding carbohydrate ABC transporter permease gives rise to the protein MTRNRLAKPLLFYSFASLLAVFALIPFFWMVSTSLKSKGALISIPIEWIPEKISFEGYNKIFTVFPFAKAIFNSLFVSIASTSLVIASALMAAYVFAKIEFKGREVVFALFLATMMVPGQVTMIPVFLVLKEFQLLNSFTGLLLPTIFNPFAIFMLRQHIKTIHNDFVDAAFIDGASQANIFLRIIVPLSMPIVATLGIVTFMGAWNDYFWPLIVLSDKELMTLPLALNSLNGQYASEYNTLMAGSLISMLPIILLYIFAQGFFKTGLQLGGIK
- a CDS encoding LLM class flavin-dependent oxidoreductase, translating into MEKYRIDPNKGLEFGIYTLGDHLPDPGTGNRISSQQRIHEIIELAKLAEQAGVDFFSVGESHQEYFTTQAHSVVIAAIAQATEKIKIGSSSTIISTSDPVRVYEDFATIDLISNGRAEIIAGRASRVGLFELLGYNVRDYEELFEEKFELLVKLNEEEVITWNGQFRAPLKNAKLYPRPLNGSLPIWRGVGGHPASAIKAGYAGVPMMLATLGGPASSFKRSIDAYREAAQQSGFDPAQLPVATAGFFYVADTTQQALSEAYPHVNVGMELVNGRGYPKQHFAQGGDARDAMLIGSPQQIIEKILYQHELFGHQRYIAQMDFGGVPFEKLLNNIELIATKILPEVRKHTAK
- a CDS encoding TetR/AcrR family transcriptional regulator encodes the protein MSRNKIVDASVKLFSELGYHRTSMDDIAKEANVAKGTLYYHFSGKGELFETIVTDGFQMLKDQIGQVLSENQPPEQQIRSIVQRHVELFLQYSELVHIIANEITNGIEPEILERIMGLKNKYIDFLSDILRQGHEDGELNKLHYELAAAGLIGMIESASMYFIKQGKGTREELHETINTIVLPALLRNL